A single region of the Gephyromycinifex aptenodytis genome encodes:
- a CDS encoding NADH-quinone oxidoreductase subunit J: protein MTGTGEAVLFFIAAPIMVIGACGLLFAKRAVYAALSMVFVMILLGIVYLAQGADFLGIVQIFVYSGAVMMLFVFVIMLIGVDASETMVETIRGHRVVSILVALGLAALIISTLSGVAFRPGRPIEEINAAGNVTGLAEVIFGQYMWAFEMIGVLLVVSAIAAMVLAHRERLVPKPSQRERSKRRIRDNHYVAGLPAPGVYARHNAVDTPALLPDGTPSELSVSRVLVAREQLITPDRYVDPSVEIENEIEEGKQR, encoded by the coding sequence ATGACCGGCACTGGCGAGGCGGTTCTGTTCTTCATCGCCGCCCCGATCATGGTTATCGGGGCCTGCGGTCTGCTGTTCGCCAAGCGGGCGGTGTACGCCGCCTTGTCGATGGTGTTCGTGATGATCCTGCTCGGCATCGTCTACCTGGCACAGGGCGCGGACTTCCTGGGGATCGTCCAGATCTTCGTCTACAGCGGCGCCGTGATGATGCTGTTCGTCTTCGTCATCATGCTCATCGGTGTGGATGCCTCCGAGACGATGGTCGAAACGATCCGAGGCCATCGTGTGGTCTCCATCCTGGTCGCGCTGGGCCTGGCGGCCCTGATCATCTCCACGCTGAGTGGGGTGGCCTTCCGTCCGGGGCGCCCGATCGAGGAGATCAATGCCGCAGGTAACGTCACCGGTTTGGCAGAAGTCATCTTCGGTCAGTACATGTGGGCCTTCGAGATGATCGGTGTGCTGCTGGTCGTCTCCGCGATCGCGGCGATGGTCCTGGCTCACCGTGAACGTCTGGTACCCAAGCCCTCTCAGCGGGAACGCTCCAAGCGACGCATCCGGGACAACCACTACGTGGCCGGTCTGCCCGCACCTGGTGTGTACGCCCGGCACAACGCGGTCGACACCCCGGCGCTGCTGCCCGATGGCACGCCCAGCGAGCTGTCGGTCTCACGCGTCCTCGTGGCCCGTGAGCAGCTGATCACGCCCGACCGGTACGTTGACCCGTCGGTGGAGATCGAGAACGAGATCGAGGAGGGCAAACAGCGATGA
- the nuoK gene encoding NADH-quinone oxidoreductase subunit NuoK translates to MSLANYLYLAAILFSVGAATVLVRRNALIVFMGIELMLNAVNLTFVTFGRMNGSIEGQTIALFVMAVAAAEVVVGLAIIMTIFRARRSASVDDANLLKL, encoded by the coding sequence ATGAGCTTGGCCAATTACCTCTATTTGGCGGCGATCCTGTTCTCCGTCGGTGCTGCCACCGTCCTGGTGCGGCGCAACGCCCTCATCGTGTTCATGGGCATCGAGCTCATGCTCAACGCGGTCAACCTGACGTTCGTGACCTTCGGTCGTATGAACGGCAGCATCGAAGGCCAGACCATCGCCCTCTTCGTGATGGCCGTCGCGGCCGCCGAGGTCGTCGTCGGACTGGCGATCATCATGACGATCTTCCGTGCCCGCCGATCGGCTTCGGTCGACGACGCCAACCTGTTGAAGCTGTAA
- a CDS encoding 2-oxoacid:ferredoxin oxidoreductase subunit beta has product MSMDLGMPSLGTHGVPRMDPDQPPATKRDYTSDQEVRWCPGCGDYAVLAAVQGFLPKLGLRRENIVFISGIGCSSRFPYYLDTYGMHSIHGRAPSIATGLATARPDLSVWVVTGDGDALSIGGNHLIHALRRNVNLTILLFNNRIYGLTKGQYSPTSAQGLVTKSSPDGSLDVPFNPVALALGAGATFVARTMDSDRAHLTATLQAAAEHRGAALVEIFQNCPIFNNGAFETLKDSDSAEAHILRLQHGEPVRTGAKHVVVRDSLGELEVVGEAGADPEHIVIHDERAEDPSRAFALAQIDAQSMEHVPMGIFRNVDRPTYDDQVRAQVASAVAAQGGTVDDSDLINLIGGKDTWIVE; this is encoded by the coding sequence ATGAGCATGGACCTCGGAATGCCGAGCCTGGGCACGCATGGCGTCCCTCGCATGGACCCTGACCAGCCACCGGCGACCAAACGCGATTACACCTCCGACCAGGAGGTGCGTTGGTGCCCCGGATGCGGCGACTATGCCGTTCTGGCCGCAGTGCAGGGCTTTCTGCCCAAGTTGGGCCTGCGTCGGGAGAACATCGTCTTCATCTCAGGTATCGGCTGCTCCTCGCGGTTCCCGTATTACCTGGACACCTACGGCATGCACTCGATTCACGGGCGCGCCCCGTCGATCGCCACCGGATTGGCAACGGCTCGCCCCGACCTGTCGGTCTGGGTGGTCACCGGTGACGGCGATGCACTCTCCATCGGTGGAAATCACCTCATCCACGCGCTGCGGCGCAACGTCAACCTGACGATCCTGCTGTTCAACAACCGGATCTACGGCTTGACCAAGGGGCAGTATTCCCCTACCTCCGCTCAGGGATTGGTCACCAAATCGAGCCCGGACGGTTCCCTCGACGTGCCGTTCAACCCCGTCGCCTTAGCGCTGGGGGCCGGAGCGACCTTTGTGGCCCGCACGATGGACTCGGACCGCGCCCACCTGACCGCGACCCTGCAGGCTGCAGCGGAGCACCGGGGCGCGGCCCTGGTCGAGATCTTCCAGAACTGCCCCATCTTCAACAACGGCGCCTTCGAGACGTTGAAGGACTCCGATTCGGCCGAAGCCCACATCTTGCGGCTGCAACACGGTGAGCCGGTGCGAACCGGCGCCAAGCACGTCGTGGTGCGCGACAGCCTCGGGGAACTCGAAGTGGTCGGCGAGGCCGGCGCCGACCCCGAACACATCGTCATCCACGATGAGCGGGCCGAGGACCCCTCGCGGGCCTTCGCACTGGCACAGATCGATGCTCAATCGATGGAGCACGTGCCGATGGGCATCTTCCGCAACGTCGACCGCCCCACCTATGACGACCAGGTCCGCGCCCAGGTGGCCTCGGCGGTGGCCGCTCAAGGTGGCACCGTCGACGACTCCGACCTGATCAACCTCATCGGCGGTAAAGACACCTGGATCGTCGAATAA
- the nuoI gene encoding NADH-quinone oxidoreductase subunit NuoI, protein MRGAEQVQAEHQGGFLQDLFAPVAGFGTTFLQQFKKNPTEEYPEEKRPTQPRYHGRHQLNRHPDGLEKCVGCELCAWACPADAILVEGADNDDTPEAEGGTGRFSPGERYGRVYQINYLRCIFCGLCIEACPTRALTMTNFYELADHNRQDLIFEKHQLLAPVQEGMVSAPHPMVEGMEERDYYQGKIARATPEQEEFARRRSAEIAQLDAQGSVAEPTPGAGTARSHEGSAQAHPHGLTEGGTQR, encoded by the coding sequence GTGCGTGGCGCGGAGCAGGTCCAGGCCGAACACCAAGGCGGCTTCCTGCAGGATCTGTTTGCCCCGGTAGCCGGGTTCGGCACCACGTTCCTGCAGCAGTTCAAGAAGAACCCGACCGAGGAATACCCCGAAGAGAAGCGGCCCACCCAGCCGCGCTATCACGGACGTCACCAGCTCAACCGGCACCCGGACGGGCTCGAGAAGTGCGTCGGGTGCGAGCTCTGCGCGTGGGCCTGCCCTGCCGACGCGATCCTGGTCGAGGGCGCTGACAACGACGACACCCCCGAGGCCGAGGGTGGAACCGGCCGGTTCTCCCCGGGCGAGCGGTACGGCCGCGTCTACCAGATCAACTACCTGCGCTGCATTTTCTGCGGGTTGTGCATCGAGGCGTGTCCGACCCGTGCCCTGACGATGACCAACTTCTACGAGTTGGCCGATCACAACCGCCAGGACCTCATCTTCGAAAAGCACCAGCTCCTGGCGCCCGTCCAAGAAGGAATGGTCTCGGCACCCCACCCGATGGTGGAGGGCATGGAGGAGCGCGACTACTACCAGGGCAAGATCGCCAGGGCCACTCCCGAGCAAGAGGAGTTCGCCCGCCGCCGCAGCGCGGAGATCGCGCAGCTGGATGCCCAGGGCAGTGTCGCTGAGCCCACGCCGGGCGCGGGGACGGCACGAAGCCACGAAGGTTCGGCGCAGGCGCACCCTCACGGACTCACGGAAGGCGGTACCCAGCGATGA
- a CDS encoding polyprenyl synthetase family protein, with amino-acid sequence MSGGARIPETDPELEKALGDGLAQVDSFLRQRVDYDDPFIAEAGGHLLGAGGKRFRPLLCLMAAQAGKGTNADVIAAASAVELTHLASLYHDDVMDEADLRRGVVSANVAYGNSTAILVGDLLFGTASAVMAELGPEAVRIQAETFMRLCAGQIRDDRPCPPGVDPVEYYLGVLRDKTGVLIATAARYGAMFSGCDAATVETLREYGELLGVAFQLADDLLDIASVSGVSGKTPGTDLREGVETLPILMLRSAADPADAELLELLDRDLRHDDESHARALAGLRAHPALQQAREYTLGVARQAQARLEPLGDTAVARALHAMTMGVVDRAV; translated from the coding sequence ATGAGCGGCGGCGCGAGGATCCCGGAGACCGACCCGGAGTTGGAGAAGGCGTTGGGCGATGGCCTGGCGCAGGTGGATAGTTTCCTGCGCCAGCGTGTCGATTACGACGACCCGTTCATCGCCGAGGCCGGAGGGCATCTCCTCGGCGCTGGGGGTAAGCGTTTTCGCCCCCTGCTGTGTCTGATGGCTGCTCAGGCTGGCAAGGGCACCAACGCGGACGTGATCGCCGCTGCTTCCGCAGTGGAATTGACACACCTCGCTTCGCTTTACCACGACGACGTCATGGACGAAGCGGACCTGCGGCGCGGGGTCGTCTCAGCCAACGTCGCGTACGGAAACTCCACGGCGATCCTCGTGGGAGACCTGCTCTTCGGTACGGCATCGGCCGTCATGGCGGAGTTGGGGCCCGAGGCGGTACGGATTCAGGCCGAGACGTTCATGCGGTTGTGTGCGGGCCAGATCCGGGACGATCGGCCATGCCCGCCAGGGGTGGACCCGGTCGAGTACTACCTGGGTGTGCTGCGGGATAAGACCGGGGTCCTCATCGCCACCGCCGCCAGGTACGGCGCGATGTTCTCCGGGTGCGACGCAGCCACCGTGGAGACATTGCGCGAGTACGGCGAACTGCTGGGTGTGGCCTTCCAATTGGCCGATGACCTGCTTGATATCGCCTCGGTCAGCGGGGTCTCTGGAAAGACCCCGGGAACCGACCTGCGTGAGGGCGTGGAGACATTGCCGATTCTCATGCTGCGTTCGGCTGCTGACCCGGCCGACGCGGAACTGCTGGAGCTGCTGGATCGGGATCTGCGCCACGATGACGAATCACATGCGCGTGCCCTCGCAGGCTTGCGAGCGCACCCGGCCCTGCAGCAGGCTCGCGAGTACACGCTCGGGGTCGCCCGCCAGGCTCAGGCGCGTCTGGAGCCGCTAGGTGACACTGCAGTGGCTCGCGCCCTGCACGCGATGACGATGGGCGTGGTCGATCGGGCGGTATAA
- a CDS encoding TetR/AcrR family transcriptional regulator has product MSRVPAEQRREQLIEATIALAIEEGLAAASVRRIADKANVSLGVVHYCFSSKEALINAVAEAFITPILGPVGEALAGVADQGVEEKARLAFQTFWDVTHHSPGRQLLSYELAAWSIRGDGVAAKLLYQTYLDAIEMFITEGVGVVGTDALPTRTLARMVLSVADGVMLSWLVDRDDEATQKALQAFVAVLLDVVKHGLDAGILNQSGSAGA; this is encoded by the coding sequence ATGTCGCGAGTCCCAGCGGAGCAACGCCGCGAGCAGCTCATCGAGGCAACCATCGCCCTTGCAATCGAAGAGGGCCTGGCTGCCGCATCGGTGCGCCGTATCGCCGATAAGGCGAACGTGTCCCTCGGTGTTGTCCACTACTGCTTCAGCAGTAAAGAAGCCCTTATCAACGCTGTCGCCGAGGCGTTCATCACGCCTATTCTCGGCCCTGTCGGTGAGGCCCTTGCCGGCGTCGCCGACCAGGGTGTTGAGGAGAAGGCGCGCCTTGCGTTCCAGACCTTTTGGGACGTAACGCACCACAGCCCCGGACGGCAGTTGCTCAGTTACGAGCTGGCTGCCTGGTCGATCAGGGGTGACGGGGTGGCGGCGAAGCTGCTCTACCAGACCTACCTCGACGCGATCGAGATGTTCATCACCGAAGGGGTGGGCGTCGTTGGTACCGATGCATTGCCCACCCGCACGCTGGCCCGGATGGTGCTCAGTGTCGCCGACGGGGTGATGTTGTCGTGGTTGGTGGATCGCGACGACGAAGCCACCCAGAAGGCCCTGCAGGCATTCGTTGCGGTCCTGCTGGACGTCGTCAAGCACGGTTTGGACGCCGGGATACTCAATCAGAGTGGGTCAGCCGGAGCCTGA
- the nuoL gene encoding NADH-quinone oxidoreductase subunit L has translation MWLVIALPLLGAGLLLVGGRATDSFGPILATALSWASFLVAAASFLHLLGLDPAQRGQGIGLWSWIPAGSFALDIGLLVDPLSISFVLLVTFVGSLIHVYSLGYMEHDPAKRRFFAYLNLFVAAMLTLVLADSYLLLYVGWEGVGLASFLLISFWNWNPAYAAAGNKAFILNRVGDFGLGIAIMLMFATFGTVTFAGVSAAAPNASQGVLTALGLLLLLAACGKSAQFPLQSWLGDAMAGPTPVSALIHAATMVTAGVYLVVRSNAIYTLSPDAQLAVTIVGAITLTMGAIIGCAKDDIKKALAASTMSQIGYMMLAAGLGPIGYAFAIFHLLTHGFFKAGMFLGAGSVMHGMNNRVDMRTFGALGKAMKITWLTFGLGWLAIIGVPGLSGFWSKDLIIEAAFVGEGWRPWVFGLTTLFVAGLTAFYMSRLFFMTFHGKARWNETDHPHESPLTMTIPMIVLAFGSAFLGLILTLVDFPRWLEPVTGHAVHHEPVLPVMVIQLSVFVLVLAGVALAWMMYGRDEVARVAPRGSLITQVARRDFFQDDVNQGVFVGPGLAAAGGLAYADENGLDSGFTGFGSAIAGASGAVRRLQNGFVRSYALTMLIGIVAILLGVWVVQ, from the coding sequence ATGTGGCTTGTCATTGCACTGCCGCTGCTGGGCGCCGGGCTGCTGCTTGTAGGCGGCCGCGCAACGGACTCGTTCGGCCCGATCCTGGCCACGGCTTTGTCCTGGGCCTCGTTCCTGGTTGCCGCAGCCTCCTTCCTGCACTTGCTGGGGCTGGACCCCGCGCAGCGCGGGCAAGGGATCGGGCTGTGGTCCTGGATCCCGGCCGGATCGTTCGCTCTTGACATCGGTCTCCTTGTTGACCCGCTGTCCATCAGCTTCGTCCTGCTGGTCACCTTCGTGGGTTCGCTCATCCACGTGTACTCCCTGGGGTACATGGAGCACGACCCAGCCAAGCGCCGGTTCTTCGCCTACTTGAACCTGTTCGTGGCGGCGATGCTGACCCTGGTGCTGGCCGACTCCTACCTGCTGCTCTATGTCGGTTGGGAAGGCGTGGGTCTGGCTTCCTTCCTGCTGATCAGCTTCTGGAACTGGAACCCGGCCTATGCGGCCGCCGGTAACAAGGCGTTCATCCTCAACCGCGTTGGTGACTTCGGTCTGGGTATCGCGATCATGTTGATGTTCGCCACCTTCGGAACGGTCACTTTCGCCGGGGTCTCCGCGGCGGCTCCGAACGCCAGCCAGGGTGTGCTGACCGCGCTCGGTCTGCTGCTGCTGCTTGCTGCCTGCGGTAAGTCGGCTCAGTTCCCGCTGCAGAGCTGGCTAGGCGACGCGATGGCCGGTCCGACCCCCGTGTCGGCCCTGATCCACGCAGCCACCATGGTCACCGCCGGTGTCTACCTGGTGGTGCGCAGCAACGCGATCTACACCTTGTCCCCGGACGCGCAGCTCGCAGTGACCATCGTCGGTGCGATCACGTTGACGATGGGCGCGATCATCGGTTGCGCCAAGGACGACATCAAGAAGGCGCTGGCCGCCTCGACGATGAGCCAGATCGGTTACATGATGCTCGCGGCCGGTCTCGGCCCGATCGGCTACGCCTTCGCCATCTTCCACCTGCTCACGCACGGCTTCTTCAAGGCCGGCATGTTCCTCGGTGCCGGCTCGGTCATGCACGGCATGAACAACCGGGTCGACATGCGCACCTTCGGTGCCCTGGGCAAGGCCATGAAGATCACCTGGCTCACCTTCGGGCTGGGGTGGCTGGCCATCATCGGTGTCCCGGGCCTGTCGGGCTTCTGGAGCAAGGACCTCATCATTGAGGCCGCCTTCGTCGGCGAGGGCTGGCGTCCCTGGGTCTTCGGTCTGACCACCCTGTTCGTGGCCGGTCTGACGGCGTTCTACATGTCGCGGCTGTTCTTCATGACCTTCCACGGCAAGGCACGCTGGAACGAGACGGACCACCCGCACGAGTCTCCGCTGACGATGACCATCCCGATGATCGTGCTGGCTTTCGGCTCGGCGTTCCTCGGCTTGATCCTCACGCTGGTGGACTTCCCGCGGTGGCTTGAACCGGTCACCGGGCACGCTGTTCACCACGAACCGGTACTGCCGGTGATGGTCATCCAGCTCTCGGTCTTCGTCCTCGTGCTCGCCGGTGTGGCGCTGGCGTGGATGATGTACGGGCGTGACGAGGTTGCCCGCGTGGCTCCGCGCGGTTCGCTGATCACTCAGGTGGCGCGTCGGGACTTCTTCCAGGACGACGTCAACCAGGGTGTCTTCGTCGGACCCGGGCTGGCGGCCGCTGGCGGACTCGCCTACGCAGACGAAAACGGTCTCGACAGCGGTTTCACCGGCTTCGGTTCCGCGATCGCCGGCGCGTCGGGCGCAGTGCGTCGCCTGCAGAACGGTTTCGTTCGGTCGTATGCCCTGACGATGCTCATCGGCATCGTCGCAATTCTCCTCGGCGTGTGGGTGGTGCAGTGA
- the nuoN gene encoding NADH-quinone oxidoreductase subunit NuoN: protein MPALFPSVVQLPEYNALALAPVVLVALGGLVCVLLEAFLPRRLRHQVELAVAVVALVAAFLVLALRETQMLGITMAGSVVMDGPTVVIQMLLLVLSLLALIIMSERFGGRVADAFTSSGSAVPGSPMEGIAERRGTTTEIFPLTLFSVSGMMLFPAAGDLLTMFIALELLSLPLYVLTALGRRRRLLSQEAALKYFLLGSFSSAFFLFGAALLYGFAGSVQFGYIADRIATVSGMDPLLWMGSLLVLVGLLFKVGAVPFHSWTPDVYQGAPTPVTGFMAACTKVAAFGALLRVGYTGIDAARWDWQVVLWIIAGLTMILGSLLSVTQTDIKRMLAYSSIAHAGFILVGFLAFSTAAVGAVIFYLAAYGFATIAAFGLVMLVRATEDQSEATSLTQWEGLGRRSPLVAGAFSFLLMAFAGIPLTSGFTAKFAVFGAAISGAGLPGVVLAVIGVLCSAVTAFVYFRVIWLMYFADPDGEAVTVFTPSVATVSAIALGVVITFALGVFPTPLLDLTSASSLFLR from the coding sequence ATGCCCGCCCTGTTCCCCTCCGTGGTTCAACTCCCGGAGTACAACGCCCTCGCGCTAGCGCCGGTCGTGCTCGTTGCCCTCGGCGGCCTCGTGTGCGTGCTCCTGGAGGCGTTCCTGCCTCGTCGCCTGCGTCATCAGGTCGAGCTCGCCGTAGCAGTCGTCGCCCTCGTGGCTGCGTTCCTGGTGCTGGCGCTGCGCGAGACGCAGATGCTCGGTATAACGATGGCTGGTTCGGTCGTCATGGACGGGCCGACCGTGGTCATCCAGATGCTGCTGCTGGTGCTGTCGCTGCTGGCGCTGATCATCATGTCCGAGCGTTTCGGCGGCCGCGTGGCCGACGCTTTCACCTCCTCGGGTTCGGCCGTTCCGGGTTCTCCGATGGAGGGCATCGCCGAGCGGCGGGGCACCACCACCGAGATCTTCCCGCTGACGCTGTTCTCTGTCTCGGGCATGATGCTCTTCCCCGCTGCAGGGGATCTGCTCACGATGTTCATCGCCCTGGAGCTGCTCTCCCTGCCGCTATACGTGCTGACCGCCCTGGGTCGTCGTCGGCGCCTGCTCTCCCAGGAGGCAGCGCTGAAGTACTTCCTGCTGGGTTCGTTCTCCTCGGCGTTCTTCCTGTTCGGCGCGGCGCTGCTGTACGGCTTCGCCGGTTCGGTCCAGTTCGGCTACATCGCTGACCGCATCGCCACCGTCAGCGGGATGGACCCGTTGTTGTGGATGGGGTCGCTGCTGGTCCTGGTCGGCCTGCTGTTCAAGGTTGGCGCGGTGCCGTTCCACTCCTGGACCCCCGACGTCTACCAGGGCGCACCTACCCCGGTCACCGGGTTCATGGCTGCCTGCACCAAGGTTGCAGCCTTCGGTGCGCTGCTGCGGGTCGGTTACACCGGTATCGATGCGGCTCGCTGGGACTGGCAGGTCGTGTTGTGGATCATCGCGGGGCTGACCATGATCCTGGGGTCGCTGCTTTCGGTGACCCAGACCGACATCAAGCGGATGCTGGCCTACAGCTCGATCGCGCACGCGGGCTTCATCCTTGTTGGCTTCCTGGCCTTCAGTACGGCCGCCGTCGGCGCGGTGATCTTCTACCTGGCTGCGTACGGCTTCGCCACGATCGCGGCTTTCGGTCTGGTCATGCTGGTTCGCGCCACTGAGGACCAGTCCGAAGCGACCTCGTTGACTCAATGGGAAGGCCTGGGGCGTCGCTCACCGCTGGTTGCCGGTGCCTTCTCGTTCCTGCTGATGGCATTTGCGGGGATCCCGCTCACCTCGGGCTTCACGGCCAAGTTCGCAGTGTTCGGGGCCGCGATCTCCGGCGCAGGTCTTCCCGGTGTGGTGCTGGCCGTCATCGGTGTGTTGTGTAGTGCAGTGACCGCCTTCGTCTACTTCCGGGTGATCTGGCTGATGTACTTCGCCGACCCGGACGGCGAGGCAGTCACGGTCTTCACTCCGTCGGTGGCGACCGTCAGCGCGATCGCCTTGGGTGTCGTCATCACCTTCGCGCTCGGCGTGTTCCCGACCCCGTTGCTCGATCTCACCTCTGCCTCATCGCTGTTCCTGCGATGA
- a CDS encoding NADH-quinone oxidoreductase subunit M: MLSSFPWLTTIGLIPLVGALVVMLLPGRGASRLVALVTSLITLAVAVLATMQFQPGAAEQFQLVERVPWIPQWGVSYALGVDGMALAMILMAAILVPICLLAAWNDVPEGGRREKAYFAWMLVLETMMVGVFASIDVFLFYVFFEAMLLPVYFLIGSYGGAGRTRAAIKFLLFSLAGGLIMLVAVIAVFFVGPRGPEGYLIGNLTNLTMAPMTENLLFLGFFIAFAVKAPMWPVHTWLPEAATEARPATAVLLVGVLDKVGTYGMIRFCLQMFPNASQWATPVIIVLALISILYGAAAAIGSRDMMRLIAYTSVSHFGFIVLGIFALTSVSQAGSILYMVNHGFSTAALFLIAGMLVARGGSKYVGDYGGWQRVTPVLAGSFLVAGLSGLAMPGMGSFVSEFLVMMGTFQRYPVAAVISSVGIILAAVYVLVLYKRVFTGPQPGTMVLEVDGVVSHTDDLEEAHQLESAQGDSGAHAARRRRLDVLDLDGREKLVVAPLIALFLVLGCYPKPVLDVINPAVEKTLQYVGVADPAPAVGAANGSTK; the protein is encoded by the coding sequence ATGCTCAGCAGTTTTCCCTGGTTGACCACGATCGGGCTGATCCCGCTCGTGGGAGCCCTGGTCGTCATGCTCCTGCCGGGGCGCGGTGCCTCGCGTCTGGTGGCGCTGGTGACCTCACTCATCACCCTGGCGGTGGCCGTCCTGGCCACCATGCAGTTCCAGCCCGGTGCGGCCGAGCAGTTCCAGCTCGTGGAGCGCGTGCCGTGGATCCCGCAGTGGGGTGTCAGCTACGCCCTCGGTGTGGATGGCATGGCGCTGGCCATGATTCTCATGGCCGCGATCCTGGTGCCGATCTGCCTGCTGGCCGCCTGGAACGACGTTCCTGAGGGTGGCCGTCGCGAGAAGGCTTACTTCGCGTGGATGCTGGTGCTGGAGACGATGATGGTCGGCGTCTTCGCCTCCATCGACGTCTTCCTCTTCTACGTCTTCTTCGAGGCCATGCTCTTGCCGGTGTACTTCCTCATCGGAAGCTACGGCGGCGCAGGGCGCACCCGGGCAGCGATCAAGTTCTTGCTGTTCTCGCTGGCCGGTGGGCTCATCATGCTCGTCGCGGTCATCGCCGTGTTCTTCGTCGGCCCCCGCGGCCCGGAGGGTTACCTCATCGGCAACCTGACGAACCTCACGATGGCCCCGATGACGGAGAACCTGCTCTTCCTCGGCTTCTTCATCGCTTTCGCGGTCAAGGCTCCGATGTGGCCGGTGCACACCTGGCTGCCGGAGGCTGCCACCGAGGCCCGTCCGGCCACCGCCGTCCTGTTGGTCGGCGTGCTGGACAAGGTCGGTACCTACGGCATGATCCGGTTCTGCCTGCAGATGTTCCCCAACGCCAGCCAGTGGGCCACTCCGGTCATCATCGTGCTGGCGCTGATCTCGATCCTGTACGGCGCTGCCGCCGCAATCGGTAGCCGCGACATGATGCGACTGATCGCCTACACCTCGGTGAGCCACTTCGGGTTCATCGTGCTCGGCATCTTCGCCTTGACGTCTGTCTCTCAGGCGGGCTCGATCCTGTACATGGTCAACCACGGCTTCTCCACGGCCGCGCTCTTCCTCATCGCGGGGATGTTGGTGGCTCGTGGCGGCAGCAAGTACGTGGGGGATTACGGCGGGTGGCAGCGCGTCACGCCGGTTCTGGCGGGTTCCTTCCTCGTCGCCGGACTCTCCGGTCTGGCTATGCCGGGCATGGGTTCCTTCGTGTCGGAGTTCCTCGTCATGATGGGTACCTTCCAGCGCTACCCGGTGGCTGCTGTGATCTCCTCGGTGGGCATCATCCTGGCCGCCGTCTACGTCCTGGTGCTGTACAAGCGGGTCTTCACCGGCCCGCAGCCGGGCACCATGGTGCTGGAGGTGGACGGAGTGGTCAGCCACACCGATGACCTCGAGGAGGCCCACCAGCTCGAATCGGCTCAGGGTGACAGCGGCGCTCACGCAGCCCGTCGCCGTCGGCTGGACGTGCTGGACCTGGATGGCAGGGAGAAGCTCGTTGTCGCTCCGCTGATTGCGCTCTTCCTGGTACTCGGCTGCTACCCCAAGCCGGTGCTCGACGTCATCAACCCCGCTGTCGAAAAGACGCTCCAATATGTGGGCGTCGCTGATCCCGCGCCTGCAGTCGGCGCGGCGAACGGGAGTACCAAGTGA